Proteins from a genomic interval of Medicago truncatula cultivar Jemalong A17 chromosome 3, MtrunA17r5.0-ANR, whole genome shotgun sequence:
- the LOC11423232 gene encoding protein TIC 22, chloroplastic produces the protein MESQGQWNPLLSFSRFIHQNCNHLATRFEDTRKFAGTLIQSHTRTKPAFAATLTSNHVAKSLAGTSVYTVSSSNNEFVLMSDAEGAKSIGLLCFRQEDAEAFLAQVRSRKNEFRGNAKVVPITLEQVYLLKVEGIAFRFLPDPLQIRNALELRAANKEGFDGVPVFQSELLVVKKKNKRYCPVYFSKEDIEQELSKVSRVSKGPGVSKQIMVGSFEDVLKKMEMSEKNSGWDDLIFIPPGKSRSQHIQEIKV, from the exons atggagtCACAAGGACAGTGGAATCCGCTTCTATCATTTTCGCGGTTCATCCATCAAAACTGTAACCACCTTGCAACTCGTTTCGAAGACACAAGAAAATTCGCTGGAACCCTAATTCAATCTCACACTCGCACCAAACCGGCTTTCGCCGCTACTTTAACTTCCAACCACGTCGCCAAATCTCTCGCCGGAACCTCCGTTTACACCGTCAGTAGTTCCAACAATGAATTCGTACTTATGTCTGATGCTGAAGGTGCTAAGTCCATCGGATTGCTTTGCTTTCGCCAAGAAGACGCTGAAGCTTTCCTTGCTCAG GTTCGATCAAGGAAAAATGAATTTCGAGGCAATGCTAAGGTTGTTCCAATAACTCTTGAACAG GTATACTTGTTGAAGGTTGAAGGTATTGCATTCCGATTTTTACCCGATCCACTTCAAATAAGGAATGCACTAGAG CTCAGAGCCGCCAACAAGGAAGGTTTTGATGGAGTTCCTGTTTTTCAG TCAGAACTTTTGgttgtgaagaagaagaataaacgTTATTGCCCTGTATATTTCTCTAAG GAAGATATTGAACAAGAACTATCTAAGGTTTCCAGGGTATCTAAAGGTCCTGGAGTTTCCAAGCAAATAATG GTTGGTAGCTTCGAAGATGTACTGAAAAAAATGGAG ATGAGTGAAAAGAATTCCGGATGggatgatttgatttttattccCCCTGGAAAAAGCCGTTCTCAACATATACAAGAAATTAAGGTTTAA
- the LOC25489909 gene encoding laccase-15, with the protein MKMSFYKELFQTLLIYSFITLSSQTRSHYNFVVQEARYTRLCSTKSILTVNGKFPGPTIRVHKGDTIYVNVYNKGKYNITIHWHGVMQPRNPWTDGPEYITQCPIQPGGKFRQKVVFSDEEGTLWWHAHSDWARATVHGAINIYPIINSTYPFPKPYGEIPIIFGEWWKNDVNKVFTEFLESGGAPNSSDAITINGQPGDLYPCSKSETFKLRVEQGRTYLLRVVNAAMNLILFFSISKHKLTVVGADAMYTKPMTRDYICISPGQTMDVLLHANQEPSHYYMAARAYSTDNARVEFDNTTTTAIVQYRESYTPISTSSLPFLPNYNDTQAAFNFIRSISGLHKYSNDVPKKIKTRIITTVSINTFPCPNGRSCEGPNGTILSASMNNISFQTPNKFDILEAYYYHINGVFRKGFPRFPPFIFNFNGNSLPMTLNTPRRGTKVKVLKYGSAVEVVFQGTNLVAPLDHPMHLHGFSFYVVGYGFGNFNKSKDTKNYNLIDPPLLNTVLVPVNGWAAIRFVATNPGVWFLHCHLERHLSWGMETVFIVKNGKSLNATLPPPPPDMPPC; encoded by the exons ATGAAAATGTCGTTTTACAAAGAATTGTTCCAAACTTTGTTGATTTATTCTTTCATTACTCTTAGTTCCCAAACTCGGAGTCATTATAATTTTGTT GTTCAAGAAGCTCGTTACACAAGACTGTGTAGCACAAAAAGCATACTGACTGTGAATGGAAAATTTCCAGGGCCAACTATAAGAGTTCACAAGGGTGATACAATCTATGTTAATGTGTATAACAAGGGAAAATACAACATAACTATACATTG GCATGGAGTGATGCAGCCAAGGAATCCATGGACAGATGGTCCTGAGTACATAACTCAGTGTCCAATCCAACCTGGAGGGAAATTCAGACAGAAAGTGGTTTTTTCAGATGAGGAAGGGACCTTATGGTGGCATGCTCATAGTGATTGGGCTAGAGCAACTGTGCATGGGGCTATCAATATCTACCCTATAATAAATAGTACTTACCCTTTTCCTAAGCCTTATGGAGAGATACCCATCATATTTG GTGAATGGTGGAAGAATGATGTCAACAAGGTATTTACAGAATTTCTTGAAAGTGGAGGAGCCCCAAACTCATCTGATGCTATCACTATTAATGGTCAGCCTGGAGATCTGTATCCTTGCTCTAAATCAG aaacaTTCAAGCTAAGAGTAGAACAGGGAAGGACATATCTTCTACGTGTTGTTAATGCTGCAATGAATCTCATTCtctttttctcaatttctaAACATAAACTCACTGTTGTTGGTGCTGATGCTATGTACACAAAACCAATGACGAGAGATTACATTTGCATATCACCAGGACAAACAATGGATGTATTGTTACATGCCAACCAAGAACCTAGTCACTACTATATGGCTGCAAGAGCATATTCAACTGATAACGCAAGAGTAGAGTTTGATAACACCACAACCACTGCTATAGTGCAATACAGAGAGAGTTATACTCCAATTTCAACTTCTTCATTACCTTTTCTTCCCAACTATAATGACACACAAGCAGCTTTTaacttcatcagaagcattAGCGGCTTACATAAATACTCCAAtgatgtaccaaaaaaaatcaagactCGTATAATAACCACAGTTTCTATCAACACATTTCCATGTCCCAATGGCCGATCCTGTGAAGGCCCAAATGGAACCATTTTATCTGCTAGCATGAACAACATAAGTTTTCAAACCCCTAATAAATTTGACATACTAGAAGCTTATTACTATCATATCAATGGGGTATTCAGAAAGGGATTTCCCAGGTTTCCACCATTTATATTTAACTTCAATGGAAATTCTTTGCCTATGACCTTGAATACACCAAGGAGAGGAACTAAAGTTAAAGTTCTAAAATATGGCTCAGCAGTGGAGGTTGTTTTCCAAGGGACAAATTTGGTAGCACCGTTAGACCACCCTATGCATCTCCATGGATTTAGTTTCTATGTTGTTGGATATGGGTTTGGTAATTTCAATAAAAGTAAAGACACCAAGAATTACAACCTAATTGATCCTCCACTTTTGAATACAGTTCTTGTGCCCGTAAATGGATGGGCTGCTATTAGGTTCGTGGCTACAAACCCAG GAGTATGGTTCCTGCACTGTCATCTAGAACGCCACCTCTCTTGGGGCATGGAGACGGTGTTTATTGTGAAGAATGGCAAATCCTTGAATGCAACATTACCGCCTCCGCCACCGGACATGCCCCCATGTTGA